One window of Triticum dicoccoides isolate Atlit2015 ecotype Zavitan chromosome 5A, WEW_v2.0, whole genome shotgun sequence genomic DNA carries:
- the LOC119303024 gene encoding mediator of RNA polymerase II transcription subunit 19a-like, producing the protein MSGSNQTASDGKFGKGPRELTGAVDLISRYRLLNHHSFFCKKPLPLAISDTHYLQNVVGDTEIRKGEGMEIDQLIQNPDLREKKTAYIQPFDMETLGHAFQLRETAPVDLPSAEKGTPTISGKSKVKSRDKVKKHKKHKEKDKDKEHKKHKHRHKDRSKDKDKDKEKEKEKEKEKEKEKDKDKDKEKKKEKSMHHDLGGDNSKKHHEKKRKHDGMENLAAVRNHKKTQKRKIQ; encoded by the exons ATGTCAGGCTCTAATCAGACGGCTTCGGATGGTAAATTTGGAAAAG GTCCTCGGGAGCTCACTGGGGCTGTTGATTTAATTAGCCGCTACAGGCTGCTGAACCATCACAGTTTCTTTTGTAAGAAACCATTGCCACTGGCTATCTCAGATACACATTATCTTCAGAATGTTGTGGGTGATACTGAAATCCGTAAAGGAGAAGGGATGGAGATAGATCAACTCATTCAGAATCCAGATCTGAGGGAGAAGAAGACTGCTTATATTCAGCCCTTTGACATGGAAACACTAGGACACGCATTTCAGTTGCGAGAAACAGCGCCAGTAGATCTGCCTTCG GCTGAAAAAGGCACTCCAACTATATCGGGAAAATCAAAGGTTAAGTCCAGGGACAAAGTGAAGAAGCATAAAAAGCACAAGGAGAAAGACAAGGACAAGGAACACAAGAAGCACAAACATCGCCATAAGGATCGGAGTAAAGATAAAGACAAagacaaagagaaagagaaagagaaagaaaaagagaaggagaaggagaaagacAAAGACAaagacaaagaaaagaaaaaagagaagagcATGCATCATGATTTGGGAGGTGATAATTCCAAAAAACATCATGAGAAG AAGAGGAAACATGATGGAATGGAAAATTTGGCGGCTGTACGTAACCACAAAAAAA CACAAAAGCGCAAAATTCAATGA
- the LOC119303023 gene encoding protein kinase PINOID-like produces MAAPTTTASSSPPKPPNAAMLQPAPHLPDMADAAPAPNSSSSVSSASSTSTAGRSSAFSVDSAAATPTSSPPRPHRAGDVAWAPIRAALAPLGPRDFTLVRRVGAGDIGTVYLCRLEAEGDQSCAYAMKVVDRRALAKKGKLGRAAAEKRVLRRLDHPFLPTMFADFDAGTDYSCIVMEFCPGGDLHSLRHRMPGRRFPLASARFYAAEVLLALEYLHMMGIVYRDLKPENVLIRGDGHIMLTDFDLSLESTASPALEEAWSATGEDDDGARPIPACFPEVHLLRLMKWRRRAAPRPRPRFVAEPVDARSSSFVGTHEYVAPEVASGGGHGASVDWWAYGVFLYELLYGRTPFVGATNEATLRNIVRAPLECPPLGAGTPHAEAAAARDLIARLLDKDPRARLGSRRGAADVKAHPFFKGLNLALLRSSSPPVVPPPAALHQQRGKASADVHQLFEQF; encoded by the coding sequence ATGGCCGCTCCCACCACCACAGCCTCCTCGTCGCCGCCCAAACCTCCCAACGCCGCCATGCTGCAGCCCGCGCCGCACCTCCCCGACATGGCCGACGCCGCGCCGGCGCCCAACTCCAGCTCCAGCGTCAGCTCCGCGAGCAGCACCAGCACGGCCGGCCGCTCGTCCGCCTTCTCCGTCGACTCGGCCGCCGCCACGCCCACCTCGTCCCCGCCGCGCCCGCACCGCGCGGGCGACGTGGCGTGGGCGCCCATCCGCGCCGCCCTGGCGCCGCTCGGCCCGCGGGACTTCACCCTCGTCCGCCGCGTCGGCGCGGGCGACATCGGCACCGTCTACCTctgccgcctcgaggccgagggcgACCAGTCGTGCGCCTACGCCATGAAGGTGGTGGACCGCCGCGCGCTCGCCAAGAAGGGCAAGCTCGGCCGCGCTGCCGCCGAGAAGCGGGTCCTGCGCCGGCTCGACCACCCGTTCCTGCCCACCATGTTCGCCGACTTCGACGCCGGGACGGACTACTCCTGCATCGTCATGGAGTTCTGCCCCGGCGGGGACCTCCACTCCCTCCGCCACCGCATGCCCGGCCGCCGCTTCCCGCTCGCCTCCGCCCGGTTCTACGCCGCCGAGGTGCTCCTCGCGCTGGAGTACCTGCACATGATGGGCATCGTGTACCGCGACCTCAAGCCGGAGAACGTGCTCATCCGGGGCGACGGCCACATCATGCTCACCGACTTCGACCTCTCGCTCGAGTCCACGGCGTCGCCGGCGCTCGAGGAGGCATGGAGCGCGACAGGCGAGGACGACGACGGCGCGAGGCCGATCCCGGCCTGCTTCCCCGAGGTGCACCTCCTCCGGCTGATGAAGTGGAGGCGGCGCGCggcgccgcggccgcggccgcggtTCGTGGCGGAGCCGGTGGACGCGCGGTCGAGCTCGTTCGTGGGGACGCACGAGTACGTGGCGCCGGAggtggcgagcggcggcgggcACGGCGCGTCGGTGGACTGGTGGGCGTACGGCGTGTTCCTGTACGAGCTGCTGTACGGGCGGACCCCGTTCGTGGGCGCCACCAACGAGGCGACGCTCCGCAACATCGTGCGCGCCCCGCTGGAGTGCCCGCCGCTCGGCGCCGGGACGCCgcacgcggaggcggcggcggcgcgggacctGATCGCGCGGCTCCTGGACAAGGACCCGCGGGCGCGGCTGGGGTCGCGGCGCGGCGCCGCGGACGTGAAGGCGCACCCGTTCTTCAAGGGCCTCAACTTGGCGCTGCTTCGGTCGTCGTCCCCGCCCGTCGTGCCGCCGCCGGCCGCGCTGCACCAGCAGCGCGGCAAGGCGTCGGCGGACGTGCACCAGCTGTTCGAGCAGTTCTGA